One genomic region from Pseudomonas hormoni encodes:
- a CDS encoding type II secretion system protein GspK yields the protein MNRRQRGIALISVLLVMSLALLITSGMLRSHRLSLQSSGQAMHHVHLRQLAGAGETWALLQLQDAARASQKTVDLTQDWARMTPDFDIEDAQLRVDIEDLAGRFNLNSLLTQGQIDQVTLNRWERLLELLDLAPLQMSQVGALQELSQLRLLPGVDGQLLRQLEPWVALLPADAALNINTAPTLVLRTLDGVEATTADALVRQRSATAWTSVQAFTQDPLLSGAGLSSHGLGTGSRWFRITVQVIQGQSRLRLATDVERDPDTHQFKVLQRRLLPSNNHEMPR from the coding sequence ATGAACAGGCGCCAACGGGGCATCGCGCTGATCAGTGTGTTGCTGGTCATGAGTCTGGCATTGTTGATCACCAGCGGCATGCTGCGCAGTCATCGGCTGTCGTTGCAAAGCAGTGGGCAAGCGATGCATCACGTTCACTTGCGGCAACTCGCGGGTGCCGGGGAAACCTGGGCGCTTTTGCAGCTACAGGACGCCGCGCGTGCTTCGCAAAAAACCGTCGACCTGACTCAGGACTGGGCGCGGATGACGCCCGACTTCGACATCGAGGACGCGCAGCTGCGCGTCGATATCGAAGACCTCGCCGGGCGGTTCAATCTCAATTCATTGTTGACCCAGGGTCAGATAGATCAGGTCACCCTTAACCGTTGGGAACGCTTGCTCGAGCTGCTCGATCTTGCGCCGCTGCAAATGAGTCAGGTCGGCGCATTACAGGAACTGAGCCAGCTGCGCCTGCTTCCAGGTGTCGACGGCCAGCTATTGCGTCAACTGGAACCCTGGGTCGCGTTACTTCCCGCAGACGCCGCTTTGAACATCAACACTGCGCCGACGCTGGTATTGAGAACGCTCGATGGCGTGGAAGCGACGACAGCCGACGCGTTGGTCCGTCAGCGGTCGGCGACGGCATGGACGAGCGTTCAGGCCTTTACTCAGGACCCGCTGCTCTCCGGCGCAGGCCTGAGCAGCCATGGGCTGGGCACCGGTAGCCGCTGGTTCCGGATCACGGTGCAGGTCATTCAAGGGCAAAGCCGTTTGCGCCTGGCCACTGATGTCGAGCGAGACCCCGACACACACCAATTCAAGGTCCTGCAACGACGCCTTCTTCCTTCGAACAACCATGAGATGCCGCGATGA
- the gspI gene encoding type II secretion system minor pseudopilin GspI produces MVKELSQARTRGFTLLEIMVALVVFSTLAAAVLSASQYVLKQTGAVEERLFATWLADNHLNELRLQPGLTLGQQQRVVHMDRRDWLLRQHISASTDLRLLKVDVDVILSGREQTLHRASGWIPDRHE; encoded by the coding sequence ATGGTTAAGGAACTGTCGCAGGCACGCACGCGTGGGTTCACGCTGCTGGAAATCATGGTGGCCCTGGTGGTCTTCTCGACGCTGGCGGCGGCCGTGCTGTCGGCGAGCCAATACGTGTTGAAGCAGACCGGCGCGGTCGAGGAAAGACTCTTCGCCACCTGGTTGGCCGATAACCATTTGAATGAACTGCGCCTGCAACCCGGGTTGACCCTCGGCCAACAGCAGCGCGTGGTGCACATGGATCGCCGCGACTGGCTGCTGCGTCAGCACATCAGCGCATCGACTGACCTGCGACTGCTCAAGGTCGACGTTGACGTCATCCTTTCCGGTCGCGAGCAAACCCTGCACCGCGCCAGCGGCTGGATACCCGATCGTCATGAATAG
- a CDS encoding type II secretion system protein GspJ, with the protein MNRQTGFTLLELVIAMAIFALLGLASWGLFDGVVRAQKGTTAHEREFRHLQRAVAMIERDLLQVTEAPVVLQQTGLQLQRGHWRNPLDQPRSERQTLTYRLENGVLWRESQGEGTPIMQRQKLLDDVRDLSWRLFDRQTGWRSEWSTGRDAKAPLAVELQVSVGRFEAIRRVLLLPGALP; encoded by the coding sequence ATGAATAGGCAAACCGGTTTCACCTTGCTGGAGCTGGTGATCGCCATGGCGATATTCGCGTTGCTCGGTCTGGCCAGTTGGGGTTTGTTCGATGGCGTCGTGCGCGCGCAGAAAGGCACGACGGCCCACGAACGCGAGTTTCGACACCTGCAACGGGCGGTGGCGATGATTGAGCGGGACTTGTTGCAGGTCACCGAAGCGCCTGTCGTGCTCCAGCAAACGGGGCTGCAATTGCAGCGCGGCCACTGGCGCAATCCTCTGGACCAGCCCCGCAGCGAGCGCCAGACACTGACGTACCGACTCGAAAACGGTGTGCTGTGGCGTGAAAGCCAGGGCGAAGGCACGCCCATCATGCAGCGGCAAAAACTCCTCGACGATGTGCGGGACTTGAGCTGGCGCTTGTTTGATCGTCAAACCGGATGGCGCAGTGAGTGGTCGACCGGGCGAGACGCAAAGGCGCCGCTGGCAGTGGAGCTGCAAGTGTCGGTAGGCCGCTTCGAGGCGATACGTCGGGTGCTGCTGTTGCCGGGCGCGTTGCCATGA